The following coding sequences lie in one Parafrankia discariae genomic window:
- a CDS encoding CaiB/BaiF CoA-transferase family protein: MSAAPTGRPCAGLTVVEVAVGTSDLGLGLAGGVPGMLLADLGARVVRVVGTTTPAIDEHVAWGEVWHRDKELVVTDDAAQVRDLLAGADVAFVYGPEALVERRGLGHLDLRAANPGLVYVRCRPSRTSKGRGEDFGLLVEARAGFCTQLVGHRPGPVFVDAQAAGSGTAFLLTTSALALLRRRVGTGTGGWAETSLYDGLLSTLGCMIGRSERAATEIESYWEKGSTFPNFLYRCADGELLQVWFGGKGMYARLIDVLGDTPSDEGYYADQMTGALNERARRWRSPFALRPREDWLNRLRAAGIACEPVLRPGDALTDPHLAEVGLAVTRAESGHRDVVVGSPISVRPVRPALADGDPAAAGTGTAAGASGRLLRGVRVLDFSAFVAGPLGAQILADLGAEVVKVEPPEGEAMRAAAYAVAACQRGKRSLAMDLRAPEARPVVERLIRWADVVVHNFRVGVAERLGIDAETVARLNPRAVYCHASAFGPTGPRARYPGNDALMQALTGLEQAVGGTGNDPVAPTWIPLDVSGGWVAATGILAGLYARESTGCGQRVATSLLGAGMLLQSGVFQRDGERVPTPALDSTQTGYGPGYRIYAGGDDHWFALVLPDRDAWARLRELTAADGLPESYAPLRGGVDDAPARRAETVLAGVFAAAPAAEWVARLRGAGLLADLVEPLDRDGFRRAVLDDPVNRQLGRVASYEVADWGWFEQIGILPRYGPAGPGPGTDPDPDAGAGTGAGPGPGGLMLPGVGEHSVAVLTDLGFPPAEIDALLAAKAVRQT; encoded by the coding sequence GTGAGCGCCGCCCCCACCGGACGTCCCTGCGCGGGCCTGACGGTCGTCGAGGTCGCGGTCGGCACCAGCGATCTCGGCCTCGGCCTGGCGGGCGGCGTGCCCGGCATGCTCCTCGCCGACCTGGGCGCGCGGGTCGTCCGGGTCGTCGGGACGACGACGCCGGCGATCGACGAGCACGTGGCCTGGGGCGAGGTCTGGCACCGCGACAAGGAACTGGTCGTCACCGACGACGCCGCCCAGGTCCGGGACCTGCTCGCCGGCGCCGACGTCGCGTTCGTCTACGGGCCCGAGGCGCTCGTCGAGCGGCGCGGCCTGGGCCACCTCGACCTCCGGGCGGCCAACCCGGGCCTGGTGTACGTCCGCTGCCGGCCCAGTCGGACGTCCAAGGGCCGCGGGGAGGACTTCGGGCTGCTGGTGGAGGCGCGGGCCGGGTTCTGCACCCAGCTCGTCGGGCACCGGCCGGGCCCGGTCTTCGTCGACGCGCAGGCGGCCGGCAGCGGCACGGCCTTCCTGCTCACGACGTCCGCGCTCGCGCTGCTGCGCCGCCGGGTCGGGACGGGCACCGGCGGCTGGGCCGAGACGTCGCTCTACGACGGGCTGCTGTCCACCCTCGGGTGCATGATCGGGCGCTCCGAGCGCGCCGCCACCGAGATCGAGTCGTACTGGGAGAAGGGCTCGACCTTCCCGAACTTCCTGTACCGCTGCGCCGACGGCGAGCTGCTGCAGGTCTGGTTCGGCGGCAAGGGGATGTACGCCCGCCTCATCGACGTCCTCGGCGACACCCCCAGCGACGAGGGCTACTACGCCGACCAGATGACCGGGGCGCTCAACGAGCGTGCCCGCCGCTGGCGCTCGCCGTTCGCGCTGCGCCCGCGCGAGGACTGGCTGAACCGGCTGCGCGCGGCGGGCATCGCCTGCGAGCCGGTGCTGCGCCCCGGCGACGCGCTGACCGACCCGCACCTGGCCGAGGTCGGCCTGGCCGTGACCCGCGCGGAATCCGGCCACCGGGACGTCGTGGTCGGCTCGCCGATCTCCGTGCGCCCCGTGCGCCCCGCACTCGCGGACGGCGACCCGGCGGCGGCCGGCACAGGAACCGCGGCCGGCGCGTCCGGGCGTCTCCTGCGGGGGGTTCGCGTCCTGGACTTCTCCGCGTTCGTGGCCGGGCCGCTGGGTGCCCAGATCCTCGCCGACCTGGGCGCGGAGGTGGTCAAGGTCGAGCCGCCCGAGGGCGAGGCCATGCGGGCCGCCGCCTACGCGGTGGCCGCCTGCCAGCGCGGCAAGCGCAGCCTGGCGATGGACCTGAGGGCTCCCGAGGCCCGGCCCGTCGTGGAACGGCTGATCCGGTGGGCCGACGTCGTCGTGCACAACTTCCGGGTCGGCGTGGCCGAACGGCTCGGCATCGACGCGGAGACCGTCGCCCGGCTCAACCCACGGGCCGTGTACTGCCACGCCAGCGCCTTCGGCCCGACCGGGCCGCGGGCGAGGTACCCCGGCAACGACGCCCTGATGCAGGCGCTGACCGGCCTGGAGCAGGCCGTCGGCGGCACCGGCAACGACCCGGTCGCCCCCACCTGGATCCCGCTGGACGTCAGCGGCGGCTGGGTGGCCGCGACCGGGATCCTGGCCGGCCTGTACGCCCGGGAGTCGACCGGGTGCGGGCAGCGGGTGGCGACGAGCCTGCTGGGCGCCGGGATGCTGCTGCAGAGTGGGGTGTTCCAGCGCGACGGCGAGCGGGTCCCGACCCCGGCGCTCGACTCCACCCAGACCGGGTACGGCCCGGGCTACCGGATCTACGCCGGCGGCGACGACCACTGGTTCGCGCTCGTCCTGCCCGACCGGGACGCCTGGGCCCGCCTGCGCGAGCTGACGGCGGCCGACGGCCTGCCGGAGTCCTACGCGCCGCTGCGCGGGGGCGTGGACGACGCGCCGGCCCGCCGGGCCGAGACGGTCCTGGCGGGCGTGTTCGCCGCCGCGCCGGCCGCCGAGTGGGTGGCCCGCCTGCGTGGGGCCGGCCTGCTCGCCGACCTCGTCGAGCCGCTCGACCGAGACGGCTTCCGCCGCGCGGTGCTGGACGACCCGGTCAACCGCCAGCTCGGGCGGGTCGCCTCGTACGAGGTCGCCGACTGGGGTTGGTTCGAGCAGATCGGGATCCTGCCACGGTACGGCCCGGCCGGCCCCGGCCCCGGCACCGACCCGGACCCGGACGCCGGTGCCGGCACCGGCGCGGGACCGGGACCGGGCGGGCTGATGCTTCCGGGCGTCGGTGAGCACAGCGTCGCCGTGCTCACCGACCTCGGCTTCCCCCCGGCGGAGATCGACGCCCTCCTGGCCGCCAAGGCCGTCCGCCAGACCTGA
- a CDS encoding amidohydrolase family protein, whose translation MDYQLIDADGHYYEPDDCFSRHIEAAFRDRTVRVERGADGLGRVHLGDRRTFMSVMPGDYASAPGALQGLFVGEVADGFTHREVLNAKDHPAFIERPARLDLMDDQGVEATIMLPTLGVAVEQDMADDVELTYASLRAFNRWLEEDWGYAEQDRIFAVPMLSLLDLDHAVAELRRVLDAGARLVHLRPGPVGGRSPAHPDFDRFWATAAEAGVGVVFHVSNSGYNAVYGQLWSEDAGNPSHLQSPLQWALCNTERPIVDTLTALTLHNLFGRHPDIKIISIENGSSWVRPLLKTVDKAAALGRRGPMIGGTLTAKPSEMLAEHLWVCPFPEDDVHDLLSVLGPDQVLFGSDYPHPEGLRQPQDYVRRLDACDPLTRRKVLRGNTADLLRIPDKASATSA comes from the coding sequence GTGGACTACCAGCTGATCGATGCCGATGGCCACTACTACGAACCCGACGACTGCTTCTCCCGGCATATCGAAGCCGCCTTCCGGGATCGCACCGTCCGGGTGGAACGCGGGGCCGACGGCCTCGGCCGGGTCCATCTCGGCGACCGCCGCACCTTCATGAGCGTGATGCCCGGGGATTACGCGTCCGCCCCCGGCGCGCTGCAGGGCCTGTTCGTCGGCGAGGTGGCGGACGGCTTCACCCACCGCGAGGTCCTGAACGCGAAGGACCACCCCGCGTTCATCGAACGTCCCGCGCGGCTGGACCTGATGGACGACCAGGGCGTCGAGGCGACCATCATGCTGCCCACCCTGGGTGTGGCCGTCGAGCAGGACATGGCCGACGACGTCGAGCTGACCTACGCCAGCCTGCGCGCGTTCAACCGGTGGCTCGAGGAGGACTGGGGCTACGCGGAGCAGGACCGGATCTTCGCCGTTCCGATGCTCTCCCTGCTCGACCTCGACCACGCGGTGGCCGAGCTGAGGCGGGTGCTCGACGCCGGCGCGCGGCTGGTGCACCTGCGCCCCGGGCCGGTGGGCGGGCGCTCCCCCGCCCACCCGGACTTCGACCGGTTCTGGGCGACGGCCGCCGAGGCCGGGGTCGGCGTCGTCTTCCACGTCTCCAACAGCGGCTACAACGCGGTGTACGGCCAGCTCTGGTCCGAGGACGCGGGCAACCCCTCGCACCTGCAGTCGCCGTTGCAGTGGGCGCTGTGCAACACCGAGCGGCCGATCGTCGACACGCTCACCGCGCTCACCCTGCACAATCTGTTCGGCCGACACCCCGACATCAAGATCATATCGATCGAGAACGGCAGCAGCTGGGTGCGGCCGCTGCTCAAGACCGTCGACAAGGCCGCCGCGCTCGGCCGGCGCGGCCCGATGATCGGCGGCACGCTCACGGCGAAGCCCAGCGAGATGCTCGCCGAGCACCTGTGGGTCTGCCCGTTCCCCGAGGACGACGTGCACGACCTCCTCAGCGTGCTCGGCCCGGACCAGGTCCTCTTCGGCTCGGACTACCCGCACCCCGAGGGACTCCGCCAGCCCCAGGACTACGTCAGGCGCCTCGACGCCTGCGACCCGCTCACCCGGCGCAAGGTGCTGCGCGGCAACACCGCCGACCTGCTCCGCATCCCCGACAAGGCGTCCGCGACGTCCGCGTAG